Below is a genomic region from Argiope bruennichi chromosome 3, qqArgBrue1.1, whole genome shotgun sequence.
GAAATTCTTTATACACATAGAAATATCTAAATGttcgaaataattttacatccattctcaaactgcataaaatcagttatttttgtTAGCTTATATCAATATCTAAACTGGCGGTTAGTATAACTGGAAAAGAAGAAAATCTCTGAAGTTCTAAATACTACATTTCATATAATTGTTCTTCAGCAGTATTAGTatacccccccttttttttccttcttcttcttcttttcgaagtttttttttaagaaagggtgtcccaaaattaacgtaggatttgaatttgccaccattcgtgctgTAAAGCGTCGGGAAGcctattaaaaatcattgaatcagtaaaaatggaacgttatacgacagaacaacgtgttttaattgttgaacaatatttcaaaaataatgaatgtctgGCGGCCACAATTCGAAAATATGAGATTTGTCCCCCTAGATCGTgtaatttaacaccattggatttctttttatggggttatttgaagccaaagatctatgccaacaagcccataAGTACGTgtgcattgaaagaggaaattcaagATGTATCAACAAAATTTAgctacatttatgcaaaaaaaagtcATGgaaaaagagtgcgtatgtgccagcaaagccatggaggccatttgccctttgtattatttcatacataatcctattctgtgtactttacaattcaataaaaatagaataatttaacaaaaaatatgttttttatttaattcaaatcttgcgttaacacgttgttccaTCGTGTAATGCTCctttttttactaaccctaaattatcagttATCAAATGGttttaataaggttgccaacactttactatAAATTGGACAtgcttttaattcaaatcttacgttaatttTCAGACACCCTTTATGAAGTACGATAGATTTTTTATCCCATATTTCTCAATATAGTATATTTACAAGATCGAAACTTGAAAAACACTGTTTTAATTCTAAGTCCTTCTCATACATTAAACAGTTTTACTGCTGCATCAAATTACAGAgctctgatttttttaaacctatagTTAAGTCAAAATGGgagttaataaaaaaacaaaaataaattggacTTGCTTAAACACTTCAGAtgtcatttaatttattgcatgtattgaaataataatcaatactCCTAAGTTTGTGTAATAtaacaaagaatataaattaatttgtagaaGAAAAGAATAACCATAAATAACTACACTTATTTACCTGAAGTCCAGAAATGCAAGTTCAGGAGCAGGATTTGGCAACATGTTTCTCGTGATGTCCTCAATATTGTTATCCACCAAACTGAGAATTCGAAGGGCAGAAAGATTTTCAAAGGCGTGGTCTACAATGTAAGAAATACCAGCTTTGGTAATGCCCAAAGCGTTCAGGCTTTTCAAAGGTGGGAAGACCTGATCTATTGATCCCAAGTTAATCATGTTGATATCTATGAGGCGTAGTTTGTTCATACGTCGTAGCTGCTGCCAGTCCCATTGTGTCACAAAATTGGCTTCGGTAGCCCTCAGTTCATCAAGCGTTTCCTCGAGACCTTCAAATGCGATGTCAATGTCAGAGAGAGACATTATTTCAGATCGAAAAAAGcgaatctataaaaaaaacataatgtaattgtaaatgcatttaattaattgaagttgTCCATAAGTTGATCGCTACAAAAAGTGACAAAATAAGCCATAGATTTAGTGTCCCAATCTAATACATAGTGCAATAAAACTAATTTGGTAAAATACAGAGTGCTTAAAATCCACTAATCTCAGAGTCACAATCAGATCGCTGTCTAAATAGATATCGTTGGTGATAGTTGGTTTTTATGTTATCTTTCAGTCTTAAAATGATTGTGCATTGCATGCAAACTGCCCATGATTTATAGCCTAAAAGTGGCAAGTTAAGCAAAATATGCCATGGAATTTAGTGTTGCAATCTATGCATAGGACAAtgagaattaattttctaaaccTGAGAATGCTTGAAGCCCACTAAATCTCTTAATAATATATGTGTCTAGATATATTTCCTTGGTGATTTCTGAATTATATGttatgttttaattgaaattgttgtGTATTGTATGCAAACTGCCCATGATTTCAAGCCACAAAAGGCGGCAAGCAAACCCATATTAAACCACTCATACAAACAAACAtaggaaaaacataaaattttaaagacatgaTTAATACAAGGGTCTTACATATATgacacaaaaaatttaataattttaatacttttttaaaatatagattatctTATAAATAGGACAATGATCCAATACCCtactaaaaattacaaagtttgaATTATCTTGcaaaaaggattttataaatggaaatccAAAGTATAGCATACATAGTATAGTCTACATAGCATACATAGTATCTACATAGTCTACATAGTCTCTACATGGTATAGCatcacaaatatttcaaattgtaatagGCTTGTTCCtagcaagattttaatttgcaTCGTCTTTGACGACCATTTAGGTTTTTTACTAAGAAATGCACACAATTTAGGAGACGaagttttttattattctgcAGTATACCTCTTTGCCTAATGTTGCTATCGGAATAGTTTCATTAAGGTAATTTATTGTTCCTGACCTGAGAAATGTTGATGTTACCcatgtaaagtaaaaaatttatccaTGTATATCCTGcgaaatttaggattttttacaACAAAGATTCCACAACACATTGTGAAAGTGGCTTCAAAAAGTTTTGATGAGCACtattgataagaaataataatgaagtgATATCAATTATAGGATGGCAACATCCATAATTTgtaatacaaatatacaaatttacataatacaaattttataggTTTATTTTTCATGCACATCTTACAATCGTGTTTGCCAAAATATCGTGCTATTCTCTCACCAAttgttatattttctgaaaatattccaatttctgaaaatattccaaattattgCAGTGCAATATTACGTTTCTCTGAAAGTGGACTAATTTTGTAATAACAATTCTCTTTGTTAATGGCCGAATTGTCATtcaaatgtaagaatattttatgtcaCTGTATTGTTTCCTGGACATAGCTCTATTCACCAAGGTTGTGTCAGTGTCCGGGGTATTTTCTAAACACATTTTTCACTTGATAAAATGTTATAACCTCTGTAAACAACATTGCCTATAAACTTTTCGGTGACACTTTCGTTGACTTCAAAAGAATGATCTTTCTTCTGAGCTGCAATTCCATTAGTTTCTGTATCTGTATACGATATCATAAAATTAGCCATCATGTGAAAAAGTTCAGCGGAAGTTTTTTCTAATATCGTATCGGTAATATGTTGATGGTCTTGAGAAGAAAAACATCATAATGAAAGCGAAAATTCTGGTTCACATTATTTTCCATTTAGGGGGTTTTGTATCAAACTTAATTTCTTCACAGATATTTGACAAAACCCCTATAATTCAGCAGTATCTCGAATTTCAAGATCACCACATGTTTCATTTGTATtacaaattgtgaaaaaaaatcgtctgtttcTTCTTCGTTACTGATCGCATCTGGCTCCGGTGGAATAATTGTCATTTTAGGATCATCAAATTCTTCATCGGATAgagaattcaaatattcaaaagctTCATCCGCTGTTAGAAATTTCCTGGccattttaaaacagcaaaaacAGTCAGCAAACTCGTAACTACAAAATAAAGCAGCAACTGAACTAATGACAAACAAGAAAGCACTAAAGGCAAGTTTCACAAGCATATGTGGAATTTCATAAAGAGGACTGATACCAAGGAACATTCCAACTTTTTGTTGACCCCTGTTCCCTagcatgaaaagataaaaaagttCTCTGAATCCAAGGAATGCGATCTAGATGTATCGGCGATTTGTTATAAAGGTGGATATCAGACTGTTGTCCTATATATAGGACAGATGGAAAACGCAAGTCATTTTTGGAAACGCCTGTAATGGAAACGcctgtaatatttatatttttcatggatatttttaatgttttgaacaaCACTGATGATCTACTTTAAAACTATATAtgtttgttaaagaaaaataataattttattattatttaagagatTAAAACTTTGACAGTATTTTTGgggtgaatttaaataaattacttttaattaattattttttaaattccatttttcccACTACTTTGctatatttaatctatttataataatttacgaaaagttttatgtagattttaattgtttatttttattttattcacatttaattcaactgtcctataaataggaccctcgggggggcacctcaaaatgaggatgagatgcttccggcatggtggttggatctcgccaccctggagggtacaataataggtgggggatctgactccccccaccgatgacgggacgtacttccttcggggagggttgtaccgtggccggtgacggcccttaggactcaaccacagttcccgccaattgctgttgcggcggtccggtcattcagttctatggtttaaatccgtgtgccttagggcgggtcggagagttagaaggttgacttgcCCTATAAATAGGACAACAGTCTAATATGGGGTAAGCAAAATATTCTATAGAAGTTAATGTTGCAATTTATACTTAGTGCAATAAAACTAATATGGTAAAGTGGAGAATGCTCAGAAACTATTAAATCTCAGAATCAGAGTCACAACTGTCCAGGTATGTCTAAATAGAAACAACTGGTGATAGTTAAATTTTGCATTACCTTTTTGTCGAGCAATTATAGTTATTGGGCCTTGTATAGTtgagaaatgagatgccatcttTCTATTTATTGCATGGCGTTTCATTATCTTttagatgaataattaatttcgtCGAACAATTGTGTATTTATAGAGCAAGATACAATTTATCTATTATGTGGTGTTCCTATTTATTGCACAACAGAGCACGTGATTTATATGCAAGAGGTCCACTCTTATCTTGGTCCAAAAGCTAACGTCTAATCCATTAAAGATAGACATATAGTTccaataacaaaaatgttttaaaggatagaaaaaaaaatattttttgttgttaccGTCAgtaaatgcatttcttaaaatgttaaaaactctAACTTTGCTAAAATCTAGCTGTCTTATtagtcatgttttaaaaaaaatatttgatgttttaaaacatatatgaaaaatCGACTGAAACTGAATCGTTTTTAGATGCTAAtttcttaaacttattttaaggagcgattgaaaaacataatataaCATAGGAACATTTAAATTTACAACTCTTATCTCTTGTGATAGCGAGTTTAGCTGTAAAATTCCTCTAAAATAATGATTTCCAACGCTTCATGACTCGATCAGTTTTGCTCCAGAAggatgcaattttttaatgttgtagagtaaagaatattttcttaaatgtaaatagAGAGAATAATGGACTATATAAAAAGTTAGACtgtattaatttttgagaaatatatcttaatataattattccttttatttaatctttcttcAAAAAGGAACTATATGCTCATCTGAAAcgattataaatatgattttttattggGCTCCAATAACAATGGATATTCTGCATGGTGAGATTCTTTAAACTCTTTCTACCGATGGCGCATATCCCTTCTGttaaatatcaagcaaaaatattgttaatatcgcCATGTCAGATGATAGTGCGCCAATTGTGGCAACCATTCTTCCGTATAGATTCTGTTTTTTGTTCATTATGCTTTTTATTCATCTCGTTGCGTAGTTGGCATTCTATGGTGAGCGTTCAATCATGAACAGTATTgaactgttaattaaatattgtttatcattAATTAGTTTCATCGTTTAAGAAACGAACCAGCACTCGTCGaaactttatagaaaaagtaatgcaTATAGTCCATTTAGTAatctacatttaatattttacaccTTCTATCTTCTTTCTTTTAAGAACATTATTCCGCTGAAATTTTGGAGAGAGGGATGCCATCTccggtgtcgtcttcgtcatttgACCGTTCAAACTTAGGAAGTCCGTCCCAAAGTatgcatagtgttgctttaaaacgggacgttaaaataactaaactaaactttaagaACATTATCAGTTTGCAATTAAGCATTATCTGGATTTCACTAAAAACTGAGTGTATTAATATGCTGTTGAGGATTAATCAGAAATctacaaagaaatattcaaacGATAGTACAATTCTTCATTCTCTATTATAAGCATTAGGCTGTACTACAAAGCCAACATAATTCTTACTAAAcaacttttttatacatttaagaagaggaatgcatcaaatattattcGCTTATTGCGCGAAATTCTTGCATActtaatttcttttcagtttgatactttttaatttattttcccattcaaaataatacatagactaatagttctttttttatccTGTACAAAAGGACTAAGGCTCatgctatttttcaaaatatttttcattccatttttagtatattatattatttattacgttAGTTCATCAATATCTTGTATAAATTTGAATCAAGAGTTCTATctagcttatttattttatatttattgaggtTTTTCAGGATGAAAGCTGgtgtaaataaatatatcctaGTAAAAGATGTTCGCAAGTAATTTTGCCTGTTCATTTGCTTGGttttaaattttctgcattttagttTCGTActgaactaataaaataaaatcattttcgcAGAGTAAATTGTGTTGTATCTATCccctttattttcataaatatcataACAAAATCAGCATTCGTAGTACAGAGAATGTAGCActtgttatatttttagtttattcgaaatttttaacaaaggATTTACAAAAGTCAACTACTTTATTTACAAATGAATGCATAAAACCCCAATTATCCTGTTTATGGTTCTAATTTCtttcaaagagaaatattttgaaacaataaggTATTGAAATCGGTTAAGCTCTgaagttattattttgttatagatACAGATTCAGACCATATCCGTTTCGTCATGATAATAGCTTGCTTTCAACTTCACAAAGAACATCTTTTAAATGAGGATAATATTTATCTGGAAGTCTAACAAAAGACCAAACCTAGAAACACCAGTTCTTTAACATGGTAATTCAGGTGAAATCTTTCatgataaaatttagattttatatatttatttttaaggcttTTATATACAGATCAAGAAGCGTTAGTCATTGGAAACAAAAACGtgaagttgaaataaatattgaagttatttattcgataatcaaatcaataatgaatttattagaaCATCCAGTAAAGcatcgaataaataattttaccttCGCAATTTCTATTCGCAAATTGAGATTTAAAGACTTCGTTTCaattcttgaaattcttttttaattcttagggctatatttcataaattaagtaGGCAGATTTCagcttacttttaattttattcatcgaTATGATTATGGTTTATGATTTCTTGGAACATTTTAGTATTGATCGATAAGGAACAAATATTGGAACGTGATATGTTTAATGTTTGCAGTTATATATGTAATCTATTTATACGAAATAATCATTGGGTTACACTCAAATACTTAATGGTCTAAATTAGCAGAAATCTAAAATCTTAGATTTACGAAAaagattttagattaaaactaaattttaaatcttaatttttatacaaacatataaaatttcttaaattttaaaaatacagttttaaaaaaattacaaactaagttatatatgttttgtaaaattcatagtatattattatataaattttatatatattatgtataaattatgtttgattttcttaaagatgCTGATATTAAAAAGGGttcagtaattaattaatttacaaaagtagaagatttttaattctaagaatggtacattataaaaatgtgaagaaaatgaatttttttataattctttttgaaaataaatctcgTTTTCTATcagttaaattcataaaaaatgatgaTTCAATTAATGTTATTGAGAGTTAAAATGTGATATAGTTAAACTGTTTATCTCAGTTACAGTTTATATCTTTGCTGTTATTAGTgtatattatacagggtgttgccgaattcgaccgacaaattcagaggggtgatagtaggtaTCAAGAGATCAAGAGGATGAAGAATTACCATACAACATGGGATCCCAAACGACGTTTACGGGGTgcaaatcacaaaaatatagggagtcagAGAACTGTTgggaactataaaaaattaataaaagaataacaaattttgtttcaactacgaattttatttaagtgaaagcacatttttaaaggctatttttcatgtaagtaacaggTCAATTTGATGAAGCAGAgtgtcgtaaattattgaaaatgaaaaaaatagtttagaacccttatctgcaaaaatattaaaactttaagaaaaataaaagcttgaaaatataaggaattctATGCTCTTTACTTTGATATAAGTCTATAGTGGGAAAACTGAgcaggttttaagatattcaagacaaattaaaatgtttgccaggaaacatcgctgcaacatcggaaCCGATGTTTACTgaatatattgcaaaattctacCAAAAAAATCCTgaggagtgatagtaggcatcaaggcgataagaatttccaaagaatTATAAAGTAGCAAACgatggtgaaaatttatttggtggaatacagatacagcatacatttacagcacagCCATTATGAcataagaaaggagacgatgagaaacttttataaaaattgctgaatGTTGCTGAGGTCATTACACAACCGACACTGACGTTTAAAGGACCGCCAGACGCGCTCAAACATACCAGGTGTGCTTGCGATTTCTCCAGCAGCTACGACGATCCTTGCTACGACATCTTCCACTGTATCTaaaggtgtctgataaacaagagatttcatgTGGCACCAGAAGAAGAAATTCAAGGGGTTGAGGTCCGGGAATGTGGAGGCCAATCAACAGGTCCACCGCTTCCAATCCACCTCCCAGTATATATATCATTTAGGTAGTTACGcacagaattcgaaaaatacgCTGGGGCAACATCATGAATTAACAACATGTTCTGGCGTGCAATGGCCGGAAGGAtgtgctgcaagaaaacaaggtactttgcgcCACTGAGGCGTTCGGGCATAAGATACGGTCCCCACAGATGATCTCCGAAAATTCCTTCccaaattatactaaatttatgtTGCACGTTCGACGGGAGAGGGATATGGGAATTTTCGGATGACCAAACATGTAcattgtgcgtgttgaagacGCCTCCTCTAGTAAAGAAGGTTTAAACTGAGAATAAGATTCTTGCAGGAAAgagtgcatcttcctgtgtggcaccAAGCATCCAGCGTGCGAACTCCATCCGACATGGGAAATCGTCATGGCATAAGAATTGGATTTTCTGCAAATGGAAGGGGTACATGTTTCCAATACGCATGATTTTCCACACCATTTTGTGCCCAATACCCAATTCAGCTGCAACTGATCGCGTGCTTGTGGATGGGTTTCGGCAAAGCACAGCAAAACTCGGTTTTCTGTTTCAGGTGTGCTCACACTGCGTTCTTGCCCTGCGTTTGGCCtctttattttgaaggatccgtcaatcaatatttgcaaaggtgctgtggTAGGGACAACGTCTACTTTGATATTGTTCTTGGTATATTATTTTTGCTAAGCGCCCATTACCATCCGCTCggccgtaaattaaatgcatatccgcatattcgtcattcgCAAAATCTGatatgttgtttgcgaatgaaacttatTGACTCtcaattctgcactgctctttaatgaatataagCTGCTTTTATACTCCTCGAAatatcaattctgcaatgctctttgtttttatttttcttcaccacatacgagaaggcttcttcttctcgattaccttgttccaaatcctcgcattcatagggtcATTCTCTTCACCAGGATAATTGTTacttcgatgtctgtttttgcgattttcacagaataaacgtctcctgcgacccaatattttatgataaattttcatcTCCCTAATGCCTACTATCGCTTCTCTAAATTTAcatttcgaatttggcaacatcctctgtaaacatcggtgccgATATCACAGTGTtgtttcccggcaaacattttagtttttcttgaatatcttaaaacctcctcagttttcacactacagacttatatcaaattaaacagtatacaattccttatattttcaagcttttatttttcttaaaggttTAATAGTCTTGCAGATAAATGTCCTAAACtgctttttcgttttcaataatttacaacCCCTGGTTCATCAGAgtggcatgttacttacatgaaaaatagccgtTACGAaagtgctttcacttaaaaaaaatcatagttgaaacaccatttgttatttttttattaattttttattgattccaacagttctccgactccctatatttttgcgatttgcACCCCTTAAACGTCGTACTATCAGCTCTCTGAATTTGTCTGTCGAATTcagcaacaccctgtatattacacATTAATggcataatatataatattgctggTATCGTATATCATTTTTTCCATGAGCATTTCCCGAATGATCTTTTCTACCACTGCAAGAAATAACATGGAGCAGCAATTTTTTTGGTTTtcttatgatatatttaattaagatgCTATGACATATGACgcatatgatttatttaaaaatctatagaaacaaaaatcttaatttaagaGAGTTTGGATTTTCCTTAAcagtttaaaattcttaatgagATTATGAGCTTATTTTTGGAGtgaagaaaaacataatttaaaacctgaaatattaattttactcaacatataaattattttaaagaaatgttctgGCTATAAAACTTTATtcggaaaaatgaaaaaaatatacctAAATTTATTTCTGGGATTAGAGTTTAATGCAATTTTCTCCAATATGCAAATTTTACTcttgaagtaaaaattaattaagtaaatcattttgtttttatcaaatgaGTATTAAGTGaaaggaaatcaaaaattaaatattcatagtggcattaaaatttatgtttactaagatcaatatttatttaatgacagATATCTGAATTTATTTAGAAGTAAGACTAAAGAAATACAGAACTTCCTTACACTAAAtggtttttatactaaattaataCTAAGCATTCTTAATAAAATCAGCTTGAgattgttttcataatatttcccaaatttaatcaaatagtTAGATTATTAAGTAAGTACATTTGCCttgatataaaatgtattaaaaactaatatgttagtgtttcaaaaataagcaaaataatgcTTTCTTTACTTAAATTTGCATCATAGAGAATTATTCATCAGTCACACTTTTgattatatcttcattattttatttctattttctttgaaCCTCGATTCTTCAAAGCCAAACTATACGTAATTtgcttatttcatgtttttaaatttttcaacttaatgttttttttatttttaaatcaatggcagaggaacaaaatatattatttattttttctaataggAATAAATAGGAATCATAAATGCAAgtgcaaaagaaaaattacaagtaaaaaaaaaagtagggggcaactttgtttttctttctttcgtacACACATGCATTTAGAATAGTTAGGAAACCAAAGAACATGACATTTATTCAAAACCACTATTCCTATCTTGTTCACtgtaatattatatgaaattaattgccCTCTTCAATTTCATAGAAAGTAACATTCCTTTATTTCCTCCCTTATTCATTGATTTCTTTTCATGtggggaaatttaaaatcaaagaacgAGATCCTTAGTCAAAAAGCTTAATTCCTATCTTGCTcactgttaatttatatttaattcactatCCTcttcaattttatacaaaataacattGCTTTATTTCCTCCCTTATTCCTTGATTTCTTTTCATGTGGGGTAATTTAAAATCATGTGGGGTAATTTAAAATCATGTGGGGTAAAGAACGAGATCACTAGCCAAAAAGCTTCATTTCTATTTTGCTcactgttaatttatatttattttattgtcctcatcaatttcatataaaataacctTCAGTTATTTCCTTTCTTATTCCTTGATTTCTTTTCATATGGggtaattttaaatcaaagaacgAGATTCCTAGCAAAAAAGCATTATTCCTATTTCTCTCgctgttattttatatgaaatttattgtcctCTTATTTGCTAGTTATAAAATATCTTacagctaaaaattttaatttgcaagaaATAAGATGTCTTACCCTCTCAAAGTTTTTATTCGCAAGTAATAAAGCATCCTGCCCTCTCAACAAAGTTTTTATTCGTAAGTAATATGGCATCTTACAGTCTCAAAGTTTTtctttgaaagtaataaaataacttGCCCTCTCAAAGCTTTTATTTGCAAGTAATAAGGCGTCTTACCCTCTCAAAGTTTCCTCCTTTGAAGGCATTATGAGGAATGTACAACAAACTCGAGTTTTCAATCTGAAGAGAGAATATATGGTACTTCTTCACTGAGACCATCTGCAAGGGTTTCAACAGCTCGTCTGGACAGTACAAATTGCTGCATGTCATCACGGCGTCGCCAAAGTGAGACTGACAAGTACAGTAAGGTTCAATCCAATCTTCAGGTGGGCAGATGCCTTGTGATGCTCCAATAAGACATGCTAACAATGTTATGGCCAGCAGCATAGTTTCTGAAATGATTccattgaaacttttaattaattcaattagttataatgatacaaatttttgttGCCCCgtgttaaaatgaatttcttataatTGTCTTTTGATTAAGACTATGATAGGCCAAATATTCTGTCAAAAAATTCACAGAGAGATCGGACTTTAGCTTCTTTacataatttactaaataatgcACCATTACgctttttaaatctaaaagctAAAGGTGGATTTCACATATTAATGTGCTAAATTAATAAGTGAAAGCATCCTTCATTTATTAAGCATTATATAGAAAATCAGAAAGATTTGAAATAGTACCagataattaagaaaatcatggtaaatatttcttttttatattgtttattaatataaaactaaatttttattttatttataacaagcTGGTACGCGGCGCATTGTTgctgcagaagaaataattttggaaatagttGTCTTGTTTAATCAAGaatgatagaaataatgatattcattttcttatcgtcaatgaatacattaattgaaattttataatatataaaggagaagtacacgtaatatttattatatttttttaactttattatt
It encodes:
- the LOC129962548 gene encoding leucine-rich repeats and immunoglobulin-like domains protein 1, which produces MLLAITLLACLIGASQGICPPEDWIEPYCTCQSHFGDAVMTCSNLYCPDELLKPLQMVSVKKYHIFSLQIENSSLLYIPHNAFKGGNFERIRFFRSEIMSLSDIDIAFEGLEETLDELRATEANFVTQWDWQQLRRMNKLRLIDINMINLGSIDQVFPPLKSLNALGITKAGISYIVDHAFENLSALRILSLVDNNIEDITRNMLPNPAPELAFLDFSNNEIKTIPKNFFTNMPKLVHVSLTNNKLIVLPEDTYSWAIQHLEALLVGGNKFVCDCRMRWLIGRRRPYEFTATCASPRSLAGQKVGSIEFKEFRC